The following proteins are encoded in a genomic region of Longimicrobiaceae bacterium:
- a CDS encoding PHP-associated domain-containing protein gives MSGLAEPRIRADFHSHTHFSSDGAMPPEVLVERAAAAGLDRIAVTDHGEIDGAFRAAEIDPTRVIVGEEVRCRCGSELIGLFLRERIPMGLEVEDVAERIRDQGGLVYAPHPFAYATRPGWRGARVLAVADLAEAFNSRAFLPAWNRRAAAEGRRRGIALGAGSDAHFAWEVGRAHTLLPAFTDAAGLRAALAGAEPVAVGLATPFIHGLSISLHALRIIRHGRDAEGRITWKLPPS, from the coding sequence ATGAGCGGCCTTGCCGAGCCACGCATCCGCGCCGATTTCCACTCCCACACCCACTTCTCGTCCGATGGCGCGATGCCGCCGGAGGTGCTGGTGGAGCGCGCCGCCGCGGCCGGGCTGGACCGCATCGCCGTCACGGATCACGGCGAGATCGACGGCGCGTTCCGGGCGGCGGAGATCGACCCCACGCGCGTGATCGTGGGCGAGGAGGTGCGCTGCCGCTGCGGCAGCGAGCTGATCGGCCTCTTCCTCCGCGAGCGTATCCCCATGGGGCTGGAGGTGGAGGACGTGGCCGAGCGCATCCGCGACCAGGGCGGGCTCGTGTATGCGCCGCATCCGTTCGCGTATGCAACGCGCCCCGGCTGGCGCGGCGCCCGCGTGCTCGCGGTGGCCGACCTGGCCGAGGCGTTCAACTCGCGCGCCTTCCTCCCCGCCTGGAACCGCCGCGCCGCCGCGGAGGGGCGCCGCCGCGGCATCGCCCTCGGCGCCGGGTCGGACGCGCACTTCGCGTGGGAGGTGGGACGCGCGCACACGCTGCTCCCCGCCTTCACCGACGCCGCCGGCCTCCGCGCCGCCCTCGCGGGTGCGGAGCCCGTGGCGGTGGGCCTCGCGACGCCGTTCATCCACGGCCTCTCCATCTCGCTGCACGCACTCCGCATCATCCGCCACGGCCGCGACGCCGAGGGGCGGATCACGTGGAAGCTTCCGCCGAGCTGA